GAGAGAAGAAACTATTGGCATATAGATTCTGCAGAAACAAGCCATTTCTAAGCTTGAATTACTTCCTGGTTCGACAATTATTCTAATTTCAGCCAGTTAGGCAGTTACATGATGTTATCCTATAACTTCAAaagtttttcatttaatttaaacaCATTCAGCTGGAATAGATGTAAACTAGGTGTCGGCCAGAACTCCTCCGGGCATTTTTCTTGGTTACATAATATATTTGCACAAAGAAGTATACTCATGCAAAAGAAAAGATTCACTGGACGCATGACTTTGGTGTATGAATATCATCCAAATGAGGGTAAACACTGTTGTTACTGGGACTCTGAAAAGGCATGCCACTACTCTCTAAATGTTGCTCCTCCGGTTTGTGCTAATACTAATCGGAGAAAAGTGGCTTGTGAAGTCTTTGATTATGTCATAGATCTATTGCAAGGTTTGGCCAAAGACATGCTCTACAACAAGCTTTATCATCAGTTCAGCATTGATGGGTCTACatacttatgatttatgtttttcACAAGTGTTTACGTTGTTGAAGTTGATGTTGAAGCGTCTACAAACTTCAACATCATAACTGGTTCGCCACTACCTCAGTTCATAAAGAAAAACTTATCCTAAGTGGTCATGGATACAGAACGAGGAGTAATTGGCACACTCAAAGATCAGTAACTTGACAAACAGATTTCACTCAAGTAGACAACAAAATttagaccaaaaaaaaaatattgaacaTTAAGTTGGTATTCTGTTACAAAACAATCCATCAAAAACAACAGGCAAAACAACCTAAATAATACATAGAAGCAGAAAACAGCATCACTCTATGATATTTGGACCCCTGGCATACTCACATGCCTAAACCAAATAAAATCCCATCGTTATGAGTCATAATAAATACGGATTAGCAGTTTTCCATGCATTCTGGACCAAACCAAACCTTACATACTGATAACCAAGACAAATCTACATAGCCATTAGATGATTCTCAGTCAATTATAGATAATTCAAATCCTTGACTCATTTGTCAAAAAATTCCATTCCAAGAACGTCTTTGAGTTCAACGTTTGTCAGAACAGATCACTAGCATAAAAACAAGAACAGCCAAGGCTCACTTGAAACTTTAGTCTACTAATAACCAAAATtgggcaaaaaaaaaatagattttattaAAACATTAGTCTTTCATATCTTGCCAACATGATCAAAAACAAGACTTTGCATTACACTACAACAGTCAATAGTTTGACCACAAAACAACCACAAACTAACAATACTAGAAATCGGACTTGTTTATGAAAATTGTATGAGAAGGGAAACTAATGGCATATAGTTTCTACAAAAACTAAACTGACTAAATCACATTAGACACGCTACTTTAACCTTAATGGTGTCTCGGCCAAGATAAAGCTTGAAAAGTCATCATAGTCCATGTTCATATAGGACATTCTTGGGGAATTTGGGCTACCAAAGTTTGGGGAACTTAGCCCACCACGAGGTCGATATTCTGTTATCGGCTCAGTTATCTCCTCAATCTCAAAGAGGTCGTAGAGATTTTCATCCTGCATATAATTCAGAAAGAAAATCATTTTAAATAGATCCAAACTAAAGAAACACAGGAACTTATATATCATCATATCATCAAAGCATACCTTTGGATTGTATGTCAATGGAGGCTGAACACAAGTATCTGTGATATAACAATTGAGATGGGTGAGTTATTGCCAAATAAAACAGAAAAACATATAACGGAATAAAGCCATAAAACTGAATGATAAATGAGATACCTCTACTATCTAGCCCAACAGCTTTCAAGAACTCATCCAAGTCCAGAGCTTTATTCCGTGACTTGATACATTCATCATGATTGTGCAAAAAGCCTTCTTCTGCAATGGAGAAGGAGAAGTCCTCATCTTCAGCAACAGTTATCAACTGCTTTCCTTGAATCTTCTTCTTAACACtcttctgctgctgctgctgctgagcAAATGGTTTCACCCCGTTTGTAAGATCACCAAGCGCTTTTCTTCCACTAACTTTGCCTTTTCCCCCAACAGAAGCCTGAGCCTTCTTCGCTACACCAAAATCTTCCCCAATCGGAATCACATTATTGACATTGTGTTTTCTTGACGCCTGCAGTGCAGATGGCTTCCCTGAGTTTGATATATCGTTAAGCACTTTCCTTGTTCCAAAACCTCCTTTCTTCTTATGAACAGTAGACCCAATGGTCTTCATTCCTGAACAAAGAAAACAATACTTAACTCCAACCACAAATAATACAAACATGGTGATAAAATTTTACCCCTTTcgctaaattaatatatatctaaggAAAGATGCAATACACTAAAAAACGGTAATAAGATCGTAAATCTTTCAATAAAAAGGTAGTGACATACCACCATCAAATTGAATACTAAAGTTCTGGTCTTGAGTCATACGGCTAGAGTGCAACGCCATTTATTGAAATCGATAAAATCCTCTGGAGTCTGTACATAGAGcaagaaacaaaatttaaacattgaattttagaaaaaatatttaaaaaaacaaaaaaacaaaaggggTCCTAAATTAACGACAAAATTAACGAAAATTGCTACGAAAGAAAATAATATCGACAGGAGATGACCAACAGATTTTTCAAGAAACAAGTAAAAATAAActatacatatgattataaaataataacatatcaCATATGATTGAACAAATAAATTAGGGTTACAGTAAATAAGAAGAATACTTACAAAAAATTGTATTAACAACAAAAGTAACGAAATTTGGTAAACGTAACAAACTAATATCGACACGAGATGACCAGCAGATTTTTCAAGAAACCGGTAAATATAAACTATACATATAATTGAACAAATAAATTAGGGTTACACTAAATAAGACGAATACTTACAAAGAATTGTATCGATCTATCAGAATACTTGAGAGCAGTGCAATCGGATTGATTAATTTCCTGTACAATGAAAGGAGAATGAGAATAAAAACTTATGATGATTGGATAAATTAGggggaagaagaagaatacttACAAACAAATGTATGTATGCTGATTGAATTGTGTTTAATTTCTGATtgtacaattttatttttcttaaactgATTTTGATTTGAAACCCTAGAATTATCAGAGTGTTTTAGTCTTTAAAAGGGGGGAAGAAAACTATTTGCAACGGTCATATTAGTTTGTGCTGTTTTACATTTTTGCCCTTGTATTTGTAGTTATAATTTCTTTTCGTAAACGTTTTTCATCTCAAGTTCTCTTGTCATTTAAAACATGGGgtctaaaataaataatttttctttgatGAATTACAAGCGATACATTTTAACCGTAATAATTGAAGagataatttcatatataccctcattaaaatacataaatatcacATATGCACAAATCAGATTTAATATATCACATATCCCCACtttaatatcaaaatatcatatctcCCCAAATCTCcattttaatcaaaattaaatccCAAATTTCATTAACTATTTAGATAATGACCACAATACCCTTTAAACTAAAAAACCATAACTATATTTCTTTCATTGATTCTGCACGGAATGTAAATAACAAGACCAAATGTTACCTGCAAGTTGCCAAAAGTTCCACCATTGACACATATTCATGCTTTTTAGTGATTGCAATTGCTTCATTAATGTCCCTCCAAGAAACTATCACTTTTAATATCAATATGCATTATTCTAGACATGTGTATAGAATACATATACTATTCACCTTGTATTATTCAATACACATACATGAGATGATCAGCCCATgtaaccaaaaagaaaacataaacagaGATTGGTGAGAACCTATATCCAAACCAGCTAGTATGCTAAAAAACAACTATAAGAGAAACTATTGAAAACCACTTCTTTCTTTATCAGGAACTTTTGATGTGAATTCTTGGCTAACCGAAAGAATCCTTCGTAATTCAACTTGAACTTGTACTTggatgatatttgcctaaatttaTAATCAAGCAGacaaatatatttacaaatCGCTGCTTGGGGAAGTTAATGCAACTTTAGTAGCCTTAACTCCTAAGATTACTACCCCTAATAAGGTGTCAGATTTTAGACCTATAGCTTGTTGCAATGTTATCTACAAATGCATAAGTAAGATTCTAACTAAAAGAATTCAGAATGTGCTTGGAAAGATTGTTCATATTAATCAAAGTGCATTTGTGCTTGGAAGACACATTCAAGATAACATTTTGATTGCACAAGAATTGTTGAGGGGGTATAACAGGAAGTATAGACCAAGGAGATGTGTTATGCAAATTGATATACAAAAAGCATATGACACTGTAAGTTGGAGTTTTTTAAGGGATATTTTAGAGAAGTTTGGGTTCCACAAGAGGATGGTGCATTGGATTATGACTTGTGTCACTTCTACAAAATTCTCTGTTTGTATTAATGGGGAAATTCATGGATATTTTAAAGGAGGAAGAGGATTAAGGCAGGGAGACCCAATTTCCCCTTATTTGTTTACACTAGTGATGGAAGTCTTAAATCTTATCATGTGTAAAAATATTGGAGATTCTAAGGAATTCAAGTATCATTTTGGGTGTAAGGAGTTGCAGCTTACTCATATGTGCTTTGCTGATGATTTGTTAGTTTTGTGTAAAGGGGATGTTGCTTCTGTTAAGGTAGTTAAGCAAAGTCTGGATGATTTCTCCAAGGTTTCTGGTTTAATTCCTAACTTGGGTAAAAGTGTTATATTTTTTGGAAGCATGGCTGAAAAGGATAAAGCTGAGATTTTACAAATTATGCCTTTTAAATGTGGGAAACTTCCTGTTAGATATTTGGGG
The Erigeron canadensis isolate Cc75 chromosome 2, C_canadensis_v1, whole genome shotgun sequence DNA segment above includes these coding regions:
- the LOC122589937 gene encoding protein PATRONUS 2-like produces the protein MALHSSRMTQDQNFSIQFDGGMKTIGSTVHKKKGGFGTRKVLNDISNSGKPSALQASRKHNVNNVIPIGEDFGVAKKAQASVGGKGKVSGRKALGDLTNGVKPFAQQQQQQKSVKKKIQGKQLITVAEDEDFSFSIAEEGFLHNHDECIKSRNKALDLDEFLKAVGLDSRDTCVQPPLTYNPKDENLYDLFEIEEITEPITEYRPRGGLSSPNFGSPNSPRMSYMNMDYDDFSSFILAETPLRLK